The Deltaproteobacteria bacterium DNA segment TCATGCGGTTCGACTACGAGCCGACGCGCCATTCGGATGAGGCTCGTCTCGGCGCCCGCTGGCTTCACGAGGTCGGGCGACGACGGGACGGGCGGAGCGGTGAGCGTCGGACCATGCGTCGGACCTACTTTCTCGACGCGCGGGCCGTTGCGGCCAGACACACCGAGGTGATCGAGGACAACGGCTATCGGAGCTATTTCTGGGCTACGTTCCCGGAGAGGTAGCCTGCAGCGGCTACCTCTCGTGCGCGCCGAGGTCCCCGCGTGCACCGCGTGGGCGCGGCGTGCCGAAGTAGTCGCGGTCCGCGGCCGGGAGCTCGGGGCCGCCCGCCACGGCGCCGGTCGCCGCGCGGTCGATCGCGAGCAGGCTGGCGGGGGTCAGCCGGTAGTTGCGGGGATCGGCGGACGAGCTCGAGCTGGGTCCGTCCGTGATGAGTGCCTGGGGCTGCTCGAGCACGGGATCGCCGAGTTGATCGCCGGGCCCGCGCCCGGCGGCCGGGGGCGGCGACGACCACAGATTACTGCGAAAGGTCACTCCCGCAACGCCCTCGAGCTTCGCCACGGTGCCGCGTCGTTGAAGGATCAGGTTGTTCTCGAAGAGCGAGGCCCGATGGGCGCGACCCCGCTGGTTGGCGTCGATCTGCACACCCACTTCGGTGGCGTTCACGAACGTGTTGAAGCCGACGTAGCTGTGATCGAGCTGCGTGTCGTAGCCGGCCTGCGCCTTGTCGTTGTTCCGCACGTGGAAATTGCGACCCATCCCCACCACGACGTTGTTGTAGACCTGCGTGTGGTCGCTCCAGCTCGGATAGCCCGAGGCGCGCTCGTCCCCGATGACGATTCCACCGGGGAGCTTCCCCTCGGCGAACTCCGCCAGCCCCGAGTGATACACGAAGTTGTTTCGCACGATGGCCCGCTCGCCACGGCACACGTAGATGTGCACGTGGAGGTTCGTATGCACCAGGTTCTCCTCGATGATCACGTCCTGCGAGCCCTTGCCGGCGTTGATCCCCTCCGCGTGGCAATAGGCCACCTCGTTTCGCCGCACTCGCACCTGGCTGGCGTTGACCACCTGAAGGCAGGTCTGCACCCCTGCCGGCCCCGGCGCGTCGCGCGAGGGGTCGTAGCGTTTCACCGAGCAGCGGGTGAGGCGGTTTCCCTCCACGAGCACGTTCTCGGGCCGGCTCGAGCCCGAGCTCACCAGCAGACACGCGCCGTAGACGAAGTCCACGGTGCAGTTGCGGACGACCGTGTTGCTCCCTGAGCTCGCGATTCCGACTCCCGCGATGTTCTGTACGATCAGTCCCTCCACGCGAACGCCCTCCGCCTGAAGTCGCACCATGGCTCCGTGGGCCGAGCCGGGCAGGTAGACGCTCGAGGAATCGGGCGCCGGAAGCCGGCCCTGCTCGAGCGCGCCGAGTCCGGAGAGCCCTTCGTGGTAGCCGCCGTCGATGACGGGGTGGTGGCCGGAGTCCGCGATCCAGGTGGTGTGAGCCTTGGTGATGCCCAGCTCCTCATGGTAGGTCGCGCTGCGAATGCGCACCGTGTCGCCTGGCGCGGCCGCGGTGTGCGCCCGGCGCAGGGTGCGAAACGGGCGGGTGTCGGTGCCCTCCCCTTGTTGGTCGTTGCCATGGAGCCCATCGACGTAGAGCACGCGGCTCGAGAGCGCGTAGGGGGCGCCTTCCCGGGCTGCGTCCGTGGCCAGGTCCGGGTCGGGCGAGCATCCGCCGAGGGATAGCAGGCCCAGGATCAGCCTCGCGACGAGGCTGTGAGCTGCCGGCAACGAGCAGCGACGAGGTGATGGCAAGCGG contains these protein-coding regions:
- a CDS encoding right-handed parallel beta-helix repeat-containing protein, encoding MRASSCRLPSPRRCSLPAAHSLVARLILGLLSLGGCSPDPDLATDAAREGAPYALSSRVLYVDGLHGNDQQGEGTDTRPFRTLRRAHTAAAPGDTVRIRSATYHEELGITKAHTTWIADSGHHPVIDGGYHEGLSGLGALEQGRLPAPDSSSVYLPGSAHGAMVRLQAEGVRVEGLIVQNIAGVGIASSGSNTVVRNCTVDFVYGACLLVSSGSSRPENVLVEGNRLTRCSVKRYDPSRDAPGPAGVQTCLQVVNASQVRVRRNEVAYCHAEGINAGKGSQDVIIEENLVHTNLHVHIYVCRGERAIVRNNFVYHSGLAEFAEGKLPGGIVIGDERASGYPSWSDHTQVYNNVVVGMGRNFHVRNNDKAQAGYDTQLDHSYVGFNTFVNATEVGVQIDANQRGRAHRASLFENNLILQRRGTVAKLEGVAGVTFRSNLWSSPPPAAGRGPGDQLGDPVLEQPQALITDGPSSSSSADPRNYRLTPASLLAIDRAATGAVAGGPELPAADRDYFGTPRPRGARGDLGAHER